In a single window of the Eriocheir sinensis breed Jianghai 21 unplaced genomic scaffold, ASM2467909v1 Scaffold12, whole genome shotgun sequence genome:
- the LOC126989522 gene encoding uncharacterized protein LOC126989522: protein MLLPCLCVLGGVLLVLPTNATKQPSYEQHLRVGAIVEPDGPVMVVEDVVDVRITLCDFRELERLHIPQFRRQIQQAEAVLQQTSDTVHKLNHPLTLTYFSTLMLSFLNIQQSFDSLLEWTPFSTYLTTPVAHARSKRGLIDIGGRLLKGLICTATEADVAEVHDQLDKWGTILNNQAIVLSSQNKAIETVVKTQNVIIDRLNNFTSLITQLQQDQHQYLLAHHLALMAANLRAVYLAITNFKLALQDTFTLLRDVLDGVVTPSLLTPQELMHVIDWARTEKGLTPVFSETQVQYYYPYMEATLTTDGILVHIPFRSPDMFTIYHIHPFPTVVNSSIYQLSTSHATLLVSSDFMHIAFPADFHDCHITRFQMYLCFAYQAEPRNDTDA, encoded by the coding sequence atgctactcccttgcctatgtgtcttgggaggtgttctcctggtcctccccacaaatgccacgaagcagccctcctatgaacaacacctacgtgtgggggcaatcgtggagccagacggccccgtgatggtggtggaggacgtggtcgatgtccgcattaccctatgcgattttcgtgagctggagcgactccatataccccagttccggcgccagatccagcaagcggaagcggttctccagcagacctcggacacagttcataaactaaaccatccactcacgctgacatatttctctactctcatgctatctttcctaaatatccaacaatcctttgatagtctgctagaatggacccctttttcaacttaccttacaacaccagtagcccacgccaggtccaagcgtggtctcatcgacattggtggGAGATTGTTAAAAGGCCTCATTTGTACAGCTACGGAAGCCGATGTTGCTGAAGTTCACgatcagttagacaaatggggtactattttgaataaccaggccattgttctcagttcccaaaacaaagctattgagacggttgTTAAGACTCAAAATGTTATCATAgaccgcctcaacaacttcacatccctcataacccagcttcagcaggaccaacaccagtacttattggctcaccatttggctttaatggcagcaaacctcagagctgtctaccttgcaatcacaaattttaaattagcactgcaggacacatttacactactcagagacgtgttagatggtgttgtaaccccttcccttctcacccctcaggaacttatgcatgtcattgattgggccagaacagaaaaaggcttaactcctgttttcagtgagacccaggttcaatattattatccctacatggaggcaacattgactacagatggtatcttggtgcatatcccctttaggtcgccagatatgttcactatctatcacattcatccattccctacagttgtcaattcttccatctaccaactatctacatctcatgccactctcttggtttcatcagatttcatgcacattgcttttccagctgactttcatgattgccatatcacccgattccagatgtacctttgTTTTGCTTATCa